In Callithrix jacchus isolate 240 chromosome 18, calJac240_pri, whole genome shotgun sequence, one DNA window encodes the following:
- the RPTN gene encoding repetin, producing the protein MAQLLNSILNVVEVFHKYATENGDCALLCKEELKQLLFAEFGDILRRPNDPETVETILDLLDRDRDGHVDFHEYLLLVFQLVQACHRKLDNKSRRGRTSQQERGQEGARDHKFPGNTDRQRPEVPQHRQRPEKETQNSHHSQSERQDRDSHYGQPERQDRESHHSQPERQDRDSHHGQPERQGRDSHHGQPERQDRESHHSQPERQGRDSHHGQPERQDRESHHSQPERQDRESHHSQPERQGRDSHHGQPERQGRDSHHGQPERQDRESHHGQPERQGRDSHHGQPERQDRESHHSQPERQGRDSHHGQPERQGRDSHQSQPERQDKDYSLDHSERQSQDASSGESLSHKSSSGQAKRQGHIFALNQCEKPVQDSHYGQSERLAQQSETLGQDSRLNQTNQQKSSSYYRQSGRLGQESGCSQTDRQDQSSHYGQTDRQGQSSHYGQTDRQGQSSHYGQTDRQGQSSHYGQTDRQGQSSHYGQTDRQGQSSHYGQTDRQGQSSHYGQTDRQGQSSHYGQMDRQGQSSHHGQKDRQGQSSHYGQMDRQGQSSHYGQTDRQGQSSHYSQMDRQGQSSLGGQPDRQGQSSHYGQTDRQGQSSHYGQTDRQGQSSHYGQTDRQGQSSHYGQPDRQGQSSHYGQTDRQGQSSHYGQTDRQGQSSHYGQTDRQGQSSHYGQMDRQGQSSQYGQPDRQGQSSHYGQMDRQGQSSQYGQPDRQGQSSHYGQMDRQGQSSQYGQPDRQGQSSHYGQMDRQGQSSQYGQSQIGELQEQNKYFQETEGTRQASYVEQSGRSGRLSQQTLGQEVYQKQGQGFQSRDSQQIGHQVWEPEEDSQHHQHKLLAHIRQEGPLCHRGRDRQLCSGEQGHRQAQTRESHGEGQSHWAEQEQGPQNWDIHSPEGQEGPCGTQDRRTHEEQNHQRRDKQTHEDEQNRQRRDRQTHEDEQNHQRRDRQIHEDEQNRQRRDRQTHEDEQNRQRRDRQTHEDEHNHQRRDRQTHEDEQNRQRRDRQTHEDEQNHQRRDRQTHEDEQNHQRQDRQTHEDEQNRQRRDRQTHEDEQNRQRRDRQTHEDEQNRQRRDRQTHEDEQNRQRRDRQTHEDEQNRQRRDRQTHEDEQNRQRRDRQTHEDEQNRQRRDRQTHEDEHNRQRRDRQTHEDEQNRQRRDRQTHEDEQNRQRQQNRQNYEEKESYQGSQNQKSQVTQRSCPNREKFYINEDDQSQGLWGRHTEPAFFPTQSSGKPQGREHRGHPSKAAMAPNPLYVYVQEQKSYRY; encoded by the exons ATGGCTCAACTCCTGAATAGCATACTCAATGTGGTAGAGGTGTTCCACAAGTACGCCACAGAGAATGGGGACTGCGCCTTATTATGCAAGGAGGAGCTGAAGCAACTGCTCTTCGCTGAGTTTGGAGACATCCTTCGG AGACCAAATGACCCAGAGACTGTGGAAACCATCTTGGACCTCTTAGATCGAGACCGGGATGGACATGTTGATTTTCATGAGTACCTCTTGTTGGTGTTCCAGTTAGTCCAAGCCTGCCATCGTAAGCTAGACAATAAGTCACGCAGAGGTAGGACCTCCCAGCAAGAACGGGGACAAGAGGGAGCACGAGACCATAAGTTCCCAGGaaacacagacagacagaggccCGAGGTCCCACAACACAGACAGAGGCCTGAGAAAGAAACGCAGAACTCCCACCACAGTCAGTCTGAGAGACAAGATAGGGACTCTCACTATGGTCAGCCTGAGAGACAAGACAGAGAGTCACACCACAGTCAGCCTGAGAGACAAGACAGAGATTCCCACCATGGTCAGCCTGAGAGACAAGGCAGAGATTCCCACCATGGTCAGCCTGAGAGACAAGACAGAGAGTCACACCACAGTCAGCCTGAGAGACAAGGCAGAGATTCCCACCATGGTCAGCCTGAGAGACAAGACAGAGAATCACACCACAGTCAGCCTGAGAGACAAGACAGAGAGTCACACCACAGTCAGCCTGAGAGACAAGGCAGAGATTCCCACCATGGTCAGCCTGAGAGACAAGGCAGAGATTCCCACCATGGTCAGCCTGAGAGACAAGACAGAGAGTCACACCATGGTCAGCCTGAGAGACAAGGCAGAGATTCCCACCATGGTCAGCCTGAGAGACAAGACAGAGAGTCACACCACAGTCAGCCTGAGAGACAAGGCAGAGATTCCCACCATGGTCAGCCTGAGAGACAAGGCAGAGATTCACACCAGAGTCAGCCTGAGAGACAAGACAAGGATTACAGCCTTGATCACTCAGAAAGACAAAGCCAAGATGCCAGCTCTGGTGAAAGCCTGAGTCACAAATCCAGCAGTGGCCAGGCTAAACGGCAGGGACATATCTTTGCCTTAAATCAGTGTGAAAAACCAGTTCAGGATTCTCATTATGGTCAGTCTGAAAGGCTTGCACAACAATCTGAAACACTTGGACAAGACTCTCGCTTGAACCAGACAAATCAACAGAAATCAAGCTCCTATTATAGACAGTCTGGGAGGCTGGGTCAGGAATCAGGCTGTAGTCAAACAGACAGACAAGACCAGAGTTCCCACTACGGTCAGACGGACAGACAAGGCCAGAGTTCCCACTACGGTCAGACGGACAGACAAGGCCAGAGTTCCCACTACGGTCAGACGGACAGACAAGGCCAGAGTTCCCACTACGGTCAGACGGACAGACAAGGCCAGAGTTCCCACTACGGTCAGACGGACAGACAAGGCCAGAGTTCCCACTACGGTCAGACGGACAGACAAGGCCAGAGTTCCCACTACGGCCAGACGGACAGACAAGGCCAGAGTTCCCACTATGGCCAGATGGACAGACAAGGCCAGAGTTCCCACCACGGTCAGAAAGACAGACAAGGCCAGAGTTCCCACTATGGTCAAATGGACAGACAAGGCCAGAGTTCCCACTATGGTCAGACGGACAGACAAGGCCAGAGTTCCCACTACAGTCAGATGGACAGACAAGGCCAGAGTTCCCTCGGTGGTCAGCCAGACAGACAAGGCCAGAGTTCCCACTATGGTCAGACGGACAGACAAGGCCAGAGTTCCCACTATGGTCAGACGGACAGACAAGGCCAGAGTTCCCACTATGGTCAGACGGACAGACAAGGCCAGAGTTCCCACTATGGTCAGCCAGACAGACAAGGCCAGAGTTCCCACTATGGTCAGACGGACAGACAAGGCCAGAGTTCCCACTATGGTCAGACGGACAGACAAGGCCAGAGTTCCCACTACGGTCAGACGGACAGACAAGGCCAGAGTTCCCACTATGGCCAGATGGACAGACAAGGCCAGAGTTCCCAGTATGGTCAGCCAGACAGACAAGGCCAGAGTTCCCACTATGGCCAGATGGACAGACAAGGCCAGAGTTCCCAGTATGGTCAGCCAGACAGACAAGGCCAGAGTTCCCACTATGGCCAGATGGACAGACAAGGCCAGAGTTCCCAGTATGGTCAGCCAGACAGACAAGGCCAGAGTTCCCACTATGGCCAGATGGACAGACAAGGCCAGAGTTCCCAGTATGGTCAATCACAGATTGGGGAACTACAAGAGCAAAATAAGTACTTCCAAGAGACTGAAGGAACAAGACAAGCCTCTTATGTTGAGCAATCAGGAAGATCAGGGAGGCTAAGTCAACAGACTCTAGGACAGGAAGTGTACCAAAAGCAGGGACAGGGATTCCAGTCTAGGGACTCACAGCAGATCGGCCACCAGGTGTGGGAGCCTGAAGAGGACAGTCAACACCACCAACACAAACTCTTAGCACACATCCGACAAGAAGGACCACTTTGTCACAGAGGGAGGGACCGGCAATTGTGCAGTGGTGAGCAGGGCCACAGACAGGCCCAGACCAGAGAGAGTCATGGTGAGGGGCAGAGCCACTGGGCAGAGCAAGAGCAGGGTCCTCAAAACTGGGATATACACAGCCCTGAGGGTCAGGAAGGTCCATGTGGAACACAGGACAGGCGAACCCATGAAGAGCAGAACCATCAGAGGAGAGACAAGCAAACCCACGAAGATGAGCAGAACCGTCAGAGACGAGACAGGCAAACCCATGAAGATGAGCAGAACCATCAGAGACGAGACagacaaatccatgaagatgagcaGAACCGTCAGAGACGAGACAGACAAACCCACGAAGATGAGCAGAACCGTCAGAGACGAGACAGGCAAACCCACGAAGATGAGCACAACCATCAGAGACGAGACAGGCAAACCCACGAAGATGAGCAGAACCGTCAGAGACGAGACAGGCAAACCCACGAAGATGAGCAGAACCATCAGAGACGAGACAGGCAAACCCACGAAGATGAGCAGAACCATCAGAGGCAAGACAGACAAACCCACGAAGATGAGCAGAACCGTCAGAGACGAGACAGACAAACCCACGAAGATGAGCAGAACCGTCAGAGACGAGACAGGCAAACCCACGAAGATGAGCAGAACCGTCAGAGACGAGACAGGCAAACCCACGAAGATGAGCAGAACCGTCAGAGACGAGACAGGCAAACCCACGAAGATGAGCAGAACCGTCAGAGACGAGACAGGCAAACCCACGAAGATGAGCAGAACCGTCAGAGACGAGACAGGCAAACCCACGAAGATGAGCAGAACCGTCAGAGACGAGACAGGCAAACCCACGAAGATGAGCACAACCGTCAGAGACGAGACAGGCAAACCCACGAAGATGAGCAGAACCGTCAGAGACGAGACAGGCAAACCCACGAAGATGAGCAGAACCGTCAGCGACAACAGAATAGACAAAACTATGAGGAGAAAGAGAGCTATCAGGGATCTCAAAATCAAAAATCTCAAGTGACCCAGAGAAGCTGTCCTAACAGAGAAAAATTCTACATAAATGAAGACGACCAGAGCCAGGGCTTATGGGGAAGACACACTGAGCCAGCCTTCTTTCCAACCCAGAGCAGTGGGAAGCCCCAAGGCAGAGAACACCGTGGTCACCCTTCCAAGGCAGCTATGGCTCCCAACCCTCTCTATGTCTATGTGCAAGAGCAGAAATCCTATCGGTACTAG